A section of the Streptomyces xinghaiensis S187 genome encodes:
- a CDS encoding RecQ family ATP-dependent DNA helicase has translation MDDPELRTEADTILAELVGDPGGTARLREDQWQAVAALVEERRRALVVQRTGWGKSAVYFVATALLRRRGSGPTVIVSPLLALMRNQVDSAARAGIRARTINSANPEEWDVIHEEIERGETDVLLVSPERLNSVDFRDQVLPRLAATTGLLVVDEAHCISDWGHDFRPDYRRLRAMLAELAPGVPVLATTATANARVTADVAEQLGTGAGEALVLRGPLDRESLRLGVVRLPDAAHRLAWLAEHLDELQGSGIVYALTVAAAEEATAFLRQRGFRVASYTGRTENADRLQAETDLQENRVKALVATSALGMGFDKPDLGFVIHLGSPSSPIAYYQQVGRAGRGVAHADVLLLPGREDEAIWRYFADTAFPPEAQVRQTLAALAEAGRPLSVPALEALVDLRRTRLETMLKVLDVDGAVKRVKGGWISTGEPWAYDAERYAWVARQRAAEQQAMRDYVSTSGCRMEFLRRQLDDEGAAPCGRCDNCAGAWADTSVSAETLTGAAKELDRPGVEIEPRRMWPTGLPALGIDLKGRIPAQEQCSTGRALGRLSDIGWGNRLRPLLAEHAPDGPVPDDVLRAAVAVLADWARSPGGWAPDVPDASPRPAGVVAVPSLSRPQLVGSLARGIAGIGRLPFLGALTYTGPSGEHTVRRSNSAQRVKALSGAFTVSEELAGALAGVSGPVLLVDDYTDSGWTLAVAARLLRRAGGEGVLPLVLAAAA, from the coding sequence ATGGACGATCCGGAGCTCCGCACCGAAGCCGACACCATCCTCGCCGAACTCGTCGGCGACCCGGGGGGTACGGCGCGGCTGCGGGAGGACCAGTGGCAGGCGGTGGCGGCTCTGGTCGAGGAGCGCCGGCGCGCGCTGGTGGTGCAGCGCACCGGCTGGGGCAAGTCGGCGGTGTACTTCGTCGCCACGGCCCTCCTGCGCCGGCGCGGCTCGGGGCCCACGGTGATCGTCTCGCCGCTGCTGGCCCTGATGCGCAACCAGGTCGATTCGGCGGCGCGGGCCGGCATCCGCGCACGCACCATCAACTCGGCCAACCCGGAGGAGTGGGACGTCATCCACGAGGAGATCGAGCGGGGCGAGACCGACGTCCTCCTCGTCAGCCCGGAACGTCTCAACTCGGTGGACTTCCGCGATCAGGTGCTTCCCCGGCTCGCGGCCACGACCGGTCTGCTGGTCGTCGACGAGGCGCACTGCATCTCCGACTGGGGCCACGACTTCCGCCCCGATTACCGCCGGCTGCGGGCGATGCTCGCCGAGCTCGCCCCGGGTGTGCCCGTGCTGGCCACCACCGCGACCGCCAACGCCCGGGTCACCGCGGACGTGGCCGAGCAACTGGGCACCGGTGCCGGCGAGGCCCTCGTGCTGCGCGGTCCGCTGGACCGGGAGAGCCTGCGGCTCGGGGTGGTCCGGCTGCCGGACGCCGCGCACCGCCTGGCCTGGCTGGCCGAGCACCTGGACGAGCTGCAGGGCTCCGGGATCGTCTACGCCCTGACCGTCGCCGCGGCCGAGGAGGCCACCGCCTTCCTGCGGCAGCGCGGCTTCCGGGTGGCGTCCTACACGGGGCGCACGGAGAACGCCGACCGGCTGCAGGCCGAGACCGATCTGCAGGAGAACCGGGTCAAGGCGCTGGTCGCCACCTCGGCACTGGGCATGGGCTTCGACAAGCCGGATCTGGGCTTCGTCATCCACCTCGGTTCGCCGTCCTCGCCGATCGCCTACTACCAGCAGGTGGGGCGGGCGGGCCGCGGTGTGGCCCACGCGGACGTGCTCCTGCTGCCGGGCCGGGAGGACGAGGCCATCTGGCGCTACTTCGCAGATACCGCCTTCCCGCCCGAGGCGCAGGTCCGGCAGACCCTCGCGGCCCTCGCCGAGGCGGGACGGCCACTGTCCGTGCCGGCCCTGGAGGCCCTGGTCGATCTCCGGCGCACCCGCCTGGAGACCATGCTGAAGGTGCTCGACGTGGACGGCGCGGTCAAACGGGTGAAGGGCGGCTGGATCTCGACCGGCGAGCCGTGGGCGTACGACGCCGAGCGCTACGCCTGGGTCGCCCGGCAGCGGGCGGCCGAGCAGCAGGCCATGCGCGATTACGTGAGCACCTCCGGCTGCCGGATGGAATTCCTGCGGCGGCAGCTGGACGACGAGGGGGCGGCCCCGTGCGGCCGCTGCGACAACTGCGCCGGGGCCTGGGCCGACACCTCGGTATCCGCGGAGACGCTGACGGGGGCGGCGAAGGAACTGGACCGCCCGGGGGTGGAGATCGAGCCGCGCCGGATGTGGCCGACGGGGCTGCCAGCCCTGGGCATCGACCTCAAGGGGCGCATCCCCGCGCAGGAGCAGTGCTCCACCGGGCGCGCCCTGGGGCGGCTCTCGGACATCGGCTGGGGCAACCGGCTGCGCCCGCTGCTGGCCGAGCACGCGCCCGACGGGCCGGTGCCCGATGACGTGCTCCGGGCCGCGGTGGCGGTCCTCGCCGACTGGGCGCGCTCCCCGGGGGGCTGGGCGCCGGATGTCCCGGACGCCTCCCCCCGGCCGGCGGGCGTCGTCGCCGTGCCCTCCCTGTCCCGCCCGCAGTTGGTCGGCTCCCTGGCCCGGGGCATCGCCGGCATCGGCCGGCTCCCGTTCCTGGGCGCACTGACGTACACCGGGCCGAGCGGGGAGCACACGGTGCGCCGCAGCAACTCGGCCCAGCGCGTCAAGGCGCTGTCCGGCGCCTTCACCGTCTCGGAGGAACTGGCCGGTGCCCTGGCGGGTGTGTCCGGCCCCGTCCTGCTCGTGGACGACTACACCGACTCCGGCTGGACCCTCGCGGTCGCCGCCCGCCTGCTCCGCCGGGCCGGCGGTGAAGGGGTCCTGCCGCTGGTCCTCGCCGCGGCCGCCTGA
- a CDS encoding ribonuclease HII — MPYEPPTHSVERSLRATTGARVVAGVDEVGRGAWAGPVTVCAAVTGLRRPPEGLTDSKLLTPKRRTELAARLEGWVTAHALGHATPQEIDELGMTAALRLAAVRALEALPVRPDAVILDGKHDYLGAPWRVRTVIKGDQACVAVAAASVLAKVRRDALMAELGRDHEEFAFGTNAGYPSPAHRAALAERGPTVHHRVSWAYMDALPRWRHLKKVRTHGPEEAAECGGQLGFDF, encoded by the coding sequence ATGCCGTACGAACCACCGACCCACAGTGTCGAGCGCTCGCTCCGCGCCACCACCGGCGCGCGCGTCGTCGCCGGTGTCGACGAGGTCGGCCGCGGTGCCTGGGCCGGCCCGGTCACGGTGTGCGCCGCCGTCACCGGACTGCGCCGGCCGCCGGAGGGGCTCACCGATTCCAAGCTGCTCACCCCCAAGCGCCGCACGGAGCTGGCGGCACGGCTGGAGGGCTGGGTCACGGCGCACGCCCTGGGGCACGCCACACCCCAGGAGATCGATGAGCTCGGTATGACCGCGGCCCTGCGCCTGGCGGCGGTACGGGCTTTGGAGGCGCTTCCGGTCCGCCCCGACGCCGTCATCCTCGACGGCAAGCACGACTACCTCGGGGCGCCGTGGCGGGTCCGTACGGTCATCAAGGGGGACCAGGCCTGTGTGGCCGTGGCGGCCGCCTCCGTGCTCGCCAAGGTGCGGCGGGACGCGCTGATGGCGGAACTCGGCCGGGATCACGAGGAGTTCGCCTTCGGTACCAACGCCGGCTACCCCTCGCCGGCGCACCGGGCCGCGCTCGCGGAACGGGGCCCGACCGTCCACCACCGGGTGTCCTGGGCCTATATGGACGCGCTTCCCCGCTGGCGGCACCTCAAGAAGGTGCGCACCCACGGGCCGGAGGAAGCCGCGGAGTGCGGGGGGCAACTCGGCTTCGATTTCTGA
- a CDS encoding ADP-ribosylglycohydrolase family protein: MTADPALARRCARALAALRGLAVGDALGSRFTDPVHHAALRRQELPAGIARWTDDTEMACSVVAVLAVHGSIDQDALARSFARHHDPDRAYGSTVNRILRSMGEGGDWRALASALFNGQGSWGNGAAMRIAPLGAWYGGEPERAVREAELSAYVTHQHREAVAGTMAVAAAASLAAAPRSGGRPEDLLDAVTELVPRSAVRAGLRRARDLLDYADPGTVAAVLGCGRRNSAHDTVPFTLWAAARHLGDFRAAFWTTARAGGDVDTTCAIVGGVVASGPGAPPAEWLERTEPLPQWAPDCEG; encoded by the coding sequence ATGACCGCTGATCCCGCCCTCGCGCGCCGCTGCGCCCGCGCCCTCGCCGCCCTCCGCGGTCTGGCGGTGGGCGACGCGCTCGGCTCCCGGTTCACCGACCCCGTGCACCACGCCGCCCTGAGGCGGCAGGAGCTGCCCGCGGGCATCGCGCGGTGGACCGACGACACCGAGATGGCCTGCTCCGTGGTCGCGGTCCTGGCCGTCCACGGCTCCATCGACCAGGACGCCCTGGCGCGCTCCTTCGCACGGCACCACGACCCGGACCGCGCCTACGGCTCCACCGTCAACCGGATCCTGCGGTCGATGGGGGAGGGCGGCGACTGGCGCGCACTCGCCTCCGCCCTCTTCAACGGCCAGGGCTCGTGGGGTAACGGCGCCGCGATGCGGATCGCGCCGCTGGGCGCCTGGTACGGGGGCGAACCGGAGCGGGCGGTGCGCGAGGCGGAGCTCTCCGCCTACGTCACCCACCAGCACCGGGAGGCCGTCGCCGGAACCATGGCCGTGGCGGCCGCGGCCTCCCTGGCCGCGGCCCCGCGGAGCGGCGGCCGCCCGGAGGACCTGCTGGACGCCGTGACCGAACTGGTGCCCCGCAGCGCCGTACGGGCCGGTCTGCGGCGCGCCCGGGACCTGCTCGACTACGCCGACCCGGGCACCGTCGCCGCGGTGCTCGGCTGCGGGCGCCGCAACAGCGCGCACGACACCGTGCCCTTCACCCTCTGGGCAGCGGCCCGCCACCTCGGCGACTTCCGGGCGGCCTTCTGGACCACGGCGCGGGCCGGGGGAGACGTGGACACCACCTGCGCGATCGTCGGCGGAGTGGTCGCCTCCGGCCCGGGGGCGCCGCCCGCGGAGTGGCTGGAGCGCACGGAACCGCTGCCGCAGTGGGCGCCGGACTGCGAGGGCTGA
- a CDS encoding histidine phosphatase family protein, with protein MARPRRIVLVRHGESEGNHDDTVYEREPDHALHLTERGRRQVEETGARLREIFGEERISAYVSPYRRTHQTFLALGLDPSRVRVREEPRLREQDWGNWQDSEDVRLQKVHRDAYGHFFYRFAQGESGADVYDRVGAFLESLHRSFEEPDHPPNVLIVTHGLTMRLFCMRWFHWTVAEFECLSNPGNAEFRMLVLGEDGKYTLDRPFERWCTPESYGATG; from the coding sequence ATGGCACGGCCACGGCGCATCGTCCTCGTCCGGCACGGCGAATCGGAGGGGAACCACGACGACACGGTGTACGAACGGGAGCCCGACCACGCCCTGCACCTCACGGAGCGGGGACGGCGGCAGGTCGAGGAGACGGGGGCGCGGCTCCGGGAGATCTTCGGCGAGGAGCGGATCAGCGCCTATGTGTCGCCGTACCGGCGCACCCACCAGACCTTCCTGGCGCTGGGCCTGGACCCCTCACGGGTCCGGGTGCGGGAGGAGCCCCGGCTGCGCGAACAGGACTGGGGCAACTGGCAGGACTCCGAGGACGTGCGGCTGCAGAAGGTGCACCGCGACGCCTACGGGCACTTCTTCTACCGCTTCGCCCAGGGCGAGTCCGGCGCCGACGTGTACGACCGCGTGGGAGCGTTCCTGGAGAGCCTGCACCGCAGCTTCGAGGAGCCGGACCACCCGCCCAACGTGCTGATCGTCACCCACGGACTGACCATGCGGCTGTTCTGCATGCGCTGGTTCCACTGGACGGTGGCCGAGTTCGAGTGCCTCTCCAACCCCGGCAACGCCGAGTTCCGGATGCTCGTGCTCGGCGAGGACGGGAAGTACACACTCGACCGGCCCTTCGAGCGCTGGTGTACCCCCGAGTCGTACGGGGCCACCGGTTAG
- a CDS encoding YdbC family protein: MLVKWIRCTVVDRRGFERGQRKWAGLLGEPGFRGQSGGWSRLRPGVAHLFAFWESRAFYDSFMARSHHRLAAAQSGTFTGARVRLFEHRFDVKTGFTPTFADADVARVAHCRIHEPRVEHFTLMQEKVWNPAMAGSPGMLRGVFGEAPGNEFLVLSLWASAAEHGKYREERVERLALRAQLEADVAAITGDVVDLEPSWTV; the protein is encoded by the coding sequence GTGCTGGTCAAGTGGATTCGCTGCACCGTGGTCGACCGCCGCGGTTTCGAGCGCGGGCAGCGGAAGTGGGCGGGACTGCTCGGCGAGCCGGGCTTCCGGGGACAGAGCGGCGGCTGGAGCCGTCTCCGTCCCGGAGTGGCCCATCTCTTCGCGTTCTGGGAGAGCCGCGCCTTCTACGACTCCTTCATGGCCCGCTCGCACCACCGGCTGGCCGCCGCGCAGTCCGGCACCTTCACCGGCGCCCGGGTCCGGCTCTTCGAGCACCGGTTCGATGTCAAGACGGGTTTCACGCCGACCTTCGCCGACGCGGACGTGGCGCGGGTCGCGCACTGCCGGATCCACGAGCCCCGGGTCGAGCACTTCACGCTGATGCAGGAGAAGGTCTGGAACCCGGCGATGGCCGGCTCCCCGGGCATGCTGCGCGGCGTCTTCGGCGAGGCACCGGGGAACGAGTTCCTGGTGCTCTCGCTGTGGGCGTCGGCGGCGGAGCACGGGAAGTACCGGGAGGAGCGCGTCGAGCGGCTCGCCCTCCGCGCCCAACTGGAGGCCGACGTCGCGGCGATCACCGGTGACGTCGTCGACCTCGAACCCTCCTGGACCGTCTGA